One region of Epilithonimonas zeae genomic DNA includes:
- a CDS encoding cupin domain-containing protein, which produces MNTSTLSFKYELEKQNPRTNDGGTTRGASVKDFPASIGIAGVSMRLQPGSMRELHWHANAAEWAYVISGTVRTTIIHPDGKSYTDNFEPGDVWYFPKGYGHSIQATGTEECHFILIFDNGNFSEDHTFSVTDFVSSVPPEIAAQNLGLTLEEVAALPQKEAYFAAGIVPDEMSFVATARPEESDIELTNLHRYPLHSQQPRIIPGGGLQRLVTSKEFPISKTMAGSILELQPGALREMHWHPNADEWQYFISGQAEMSVFLAEGAIVTEQFNAGDVGYVPMGAGHYIKNTGDKVCKVLIGFNSGTYESIDLSEWLAGNPKDVVITNFGLKEGEIEKFPSKKVFIQPEK; this is translated from the coding sequence ATGAATACTTCAACTTTAAGCTTCAAATACGAGTTAGAAAAACAAAACCCACGTACTAATGACGGAGGAACTACAAGAGGTGCTTCTGTAAAAGATTTTCCTGCATCAATAGGTATTGCCGGAGTTTCTATGAGACTGCAGCCAGGAAGTATGAGAGAATTGCACTGGCACGCCAATGCCGCAGAATGGGCGTATGTGATTTCGGGAACGGTTCGTACCACTATTATTCATCCGGACGGAAAAAGCTATACCGATAATTTTGAGCCGGGAGATGTATGGTATTTCCCAAAAGGGTACGGCCACTCGATCCAGGCGACAGGAACGGAAGAATGTCATTTCATTCTGATCTTTGATAACGGTAATTTTTCTGAAGACCACACATTCAGCGTTACAGATTTTGTATCCAGTGTACCACCAGAAATTGCCGCTCAGAACTTAGGATTAACCCTTGAAGAAGTGGCAGCGTTACCACAGAAAGAAGCCTATTTCGCAGCAGGAATTGTTCCGGACGAAATGTCATTTGTGGCCACAGCAAGACCTGAAGAATCTGATATAGAACTGACCAATCTTCACCGTTATCCACTGCATTCCCAGCAACCGAGAATCATTCCCGGAGGTGGTTTGCAGAGATTGGTAACAAGTAAAGAATTTCCTATCAGCAAAACAATGGCTGGTTCTATTTTGGAACTTCAACCGGGCGCTTTAAGAGAAATGCACTGGCATCCGAATGCGGATGAATGGCAGTATTTTATTTCCGGACAGGCCGAGATGTCGGTTTTCTTAGCGGAAGGAGCGATTGTTACCGAACAGTTTAATGCGGGAGATGTAGGTTATGTTCCGATGGGAGCCGGACATTACATCAAAAATACAGGCGATAAGGTCTGCAAAGTATTGATTGGATTCAACAGCGGAACTTATGAATCCATTGATCTAAGCGAATGGCTGGCCGGAAATCCAAAAGATGTTGTCATAACGAATTTTGGTTTAAAGGAAGGTGAAATTGAAAAATTCCCTTCGAAAAAAGTATTTATTCAACCTGAAAAATAA
- a CDS encoding antibiotic biosynthesis monooxygenase, which yields METQGASVVITHHVLDGKEAEYEKWLEHIVPLTKHSEGFIDHQIVRPIPHLTFIYTVIIRFDTIENLKKWMESDDRKKLIEKANPLFRKNDNYKIKSGLDFLFETENETKVPVRWKQFLVTWSAIYPLSLLVPLVLLPFLRLLKIPANHYSDGLLISGCIVFLMVFVVMPNYTKLIRKWLFK from the coding sequence ATGGAAACTCAAGGCGCATCGGTCGTAATTACCCATCACGTTTTAGACGGCAAAGAGGCAGAATACGAAAAATGGCTGGAGCATATTGTTCCGCTCACAAAGCATTCAGAAGGTTTTATTGACCATCAGATTGTGCGCCCGATTCCCCATCTTACGTTTATTTACACGGTAATTATTCGGTTTGACACTATTGAAAATCTCAAAAAATGGATGGAATCTGACGACAGAAAAAAACTGATTGAAAAAGCCAATCCACTTTTCCGAAAAAATGATAATTACAAAATAAAATCCGGGCTCGATTTTCTTTTTGAAACTGAAAATGAAACAAAAGTTCCCGTACGATGGAAACAGTTCCTGGTAACCTGGTCAGCCATTTATCCATTGTCATTGTTGGTTCCATTGGTACTTCTCCCCTTTTTAAGGTTATTAAAAATCCCTGCAAATCATTATTCAGACGGACTTCTGATTTCAGGATGTATCGTTTTTCTAATGGTTTTCGTCGTAATGCCGAATTATACAAAACTGATTAGAAAATGGCTTTTTAAATAA
- a CDS encoding NADH:flavin oxidoreductase/NADH oxidase, protein MNLFSPLTLRQLTLKNRIVVSPMQQYSAKNGIPGNWHLVHLGGRAVGGAGLIMTECTAISPEGLATLSDVGIWNDEQKDAWKNIVDFVHEQDAKIGMQLWHSGGKGSLKHPNEKMKPLPKEEGGWTVKSSSPTEMNGVIPEELTVDEIQELKVKFVEASHRAVEAGFDTIELHAGHGYLFHQFYSAVINKRNDEYGGSLQNRIRFLVETVGEVRRSIPDGMPLLVRISAVDYLQTPDAWTLDDSIILAKILRENGVDLITASGGGFANVSKDRVFPNYQVPFSSTIRQQTGIATGAVGMITEAVQANDIIVNDEADLIFIAREHLRDPYFALHSAKELELEVEIPWQYKRAF, encoded by the coding sequence ATGAACTTATTCTCACCTTTAACCCTGCGCCAGCTGACCCTGAAAAACAGAATCGTGGTATCACCAATGCAACAATACAGTGCAAAAAACGGCATCCCGGGAAATTGGCATCTTGTCCATCTCGGTGGAAGAGCCGTTGGCGGAGCAGGTTTGATAATGACCGAATGCACCGCTATATCTCCAGAAGGTTTAGCTACTCTGAGCGACGTCGGAATCTGGAATGACGAGCAGAAAGATGCGTGGAAAAACATTGTCGATTTTGTACACGAGCAGGATGCAAAAATAGGAATGCAACTCTGGCATTCCGGTGGAAAAGGAAGCCTGAAACATCCCAACGAAAAAATGAAGCCACTTCCTAAAGAAGAAGGTGGCTGGACTGTAAAATCCTCTTCGCCTACAGAAATGAACGGTGTGATTCCTGAGGAATTGACGGTTGATGAAATTCAGGAGTTGAAAGTAAAATTTGTAGAAGCTTCACACAGAGCTGTGGAGGCAGGTTTTGACACCATAGAACTGCACGCCGGTCACGGTTATCTTTTCCACCAGTTCTATTCCGCAGTCATTAATAAAAGAAATGACGAATATGGCGGAAGTCTGCAAAACAGAATCCGTTTTCTGGTAGAAACTGTTGGCGAAGTACGAAGATCAATTCCTGACGGAATGCCTCTTTTGGTGAGAATCTCGGCGGTCGATTATCTGCAAACACCGGATGCGTGGACTTTGGATGACAGCATTATTCTCGCAAAAATTCTTAGGGAAAACGGTGTCGATCTTATCACGGCTTCAGGCGGTGGATTTGCCAACGTCAGCAAAGACCGTGTTTTTCCTAATTATCAGGTTCCGTTCTCATCAACTATCAGACAACAGACCGGGATTGCAACAGGTGCGGTCGGGATGATTACCGAAGCTGTTCAGGCAAATGATATTATCGTGAATGATGAAGCAGATTTGATTTTCATCGCCAGAGAACATTTGCGTGACCCTTATTTTGCATTACATTCCGCGAAAGAATTGGAATTGGAGGTTGAGATTCCGTGGCAGTATAAAAGAGCTTTTTAA
- a CDS encoding hybrid sensor histidine kinase/response regulator: MKKISSVMNNRRFSYFIILTFIVGSLLLIAVQINSAQNTKELIRNNNKLLEELRSSNHLREIDRDILGVESRIRASIATNDTTHLEGIDQKINQIENFLDSLSKDNADTEEERLIHRLSVLAMDKKTTKDKLLLRYHTLGNMDDQTSIANPRARKISNEITSITAKIYESRKIHMVDLSKKNEEMGQKARLYDISLLILLILSGSIVGYHILRQFKRQRLLIQELDVAEKKASVAAQTKENFLANMSHEIRTPLSGILGFTNLLQKRPLDETSKEFVSSIQRSGENLMAIINDILDLSKIEAGMMRITKGIFSINGLVNSVETFFVERAKEKGLAISSKIDSSIPDTLNGDATRLTQILVNLIGNAIKFTHHGNISIEIYNKHQTENEVIVGFKVSDTGIGIDKEKLSEVFERFNQGEDSTTRNYGGTGLGLSIVKSLIQLQNGDIEVMSEQGKGTTFHFYIPYAIAKEQINVVPSVNINYFKDKSNVPLKVLIVDDNAINQSLMKHLLSQWNIDYDIANNGLEAVEYLRNNDCDLVLMDIQMPQMDGYAATQKIREELKLDIPIIAMTAHALAGERERCMSRGMNEYISKPVNEDELFKLISGFGLKEGKNNQAKAKENSTVYQYIDLTYMKSISNGDKDFERTVTQQFLDKIPVHLQEMKSGYEKADFTIVKLRAHDLKSSVAIMGLLPLLEEKLNILELTNNENPISKQALEETRDILLKSLDESKLFLQSL, from the coding sequence ATGAAAAAGATATCCTCAGTAATGAACAACAGGAGATTCAGTTACTTCATTATTCTCACATTTATTGTGGGGTCTCTCCTATTGATTGCAGTTCAGATCAATTCAGCCCAAAATACAAAGGAACTTATTCGTAACAATAACAAACTTCTCGAAGAATTACGTTCAAGCAACCATTTGCGTGAAATTGACCGTGATATTTTAGGCGTTGAAAGCAGGATCCGAGCTTCCATTGCAACCAATGATACCACTCACCTTGAAGGAATCGACCAAAAGATCAATCAGATAGAAAACTTTTTGGATTCCCTTTCCAAAGACAATGCCGATACAGAGGAAGAAAGATTAATTCACCGGTTGAGTGTTCTCGCGATGGACAAGAAAACAACGAAGGATAAATTATTGCTGCGTTATCATACCCTCGGAAATATGGACGATCAGACTTCCATTGCTAATCCAAGAGCCAGAAAAATATCGAACGAAATCACTTCTATCACCGCAAAGATCTATGAAAGTCGAAAAATTCATATGGTAGATCTCAGCAAAAAAAACGAGGAAATGGGACAGAAAGCCAGATTGTATGATATTTCCTTGCTGATTCTTTTGATCTTAAGCGGATCTATCGTTGGCTATCATATTCTTCGCCAGTTTAAACGTCAGAGATTGCTGATCCAGGAATTGGATGTTGCGGAGAAAAAAGCTTCGGTTGCCGCACAGACCAAAGAAAATTTTTTAGCCAATATGAGCCACGAAATCAGAACACCTCTGAGCGGAATTTTGGGCTTTACCAACCTTTTACAAAAAAGACCATTGGATGAAACTTCAAAAGAATTTGTATCATCCATTCAACGCTCAGGAGAAAATCTGATGGCCATTATCAATGACATCCTGGATTTATCCAAAATCGAAGCAGGAATGATGCGTATTACCAAAGGAATATTCAGTATCAACGGATTGGTGAATTCTGTCGAAACGTTTTTTGTGGAACGTGCCAAAGAAAAAGGATTAGCGATTTCCAGCAAAATAGATTCCTCGATTCCTGATACTTTGAACGGTGATGCAACAAGACTCACTCAAATTTTAGTCAACCTCATCGGAAATGCTATCAAATTTACCCATCACGGAAATATCAGTATCGAAATTTACAATAAACATCAAACTGAAAACGAAGTGATTGTCGGTTTTAAAGTTTCAGATACAGGAATTGGAATCGATAAAGAAAAGCTTAGCGAGGTTTTTGAAAGATTCAATCAGGGTGAAGATTCTACAACAAGAAATTATGGCGGAACCGGGCTTGGCTTATCCATTGTGAAAAGTTTAATTCAATTGCAAAATGGCGATATTGAGGTAATGAGTGAACAGGGAAAAGGCACGACTTTTCATTTTTACATTCCTTATGCCATTGCGAAAGAACAGATTAATGTGGTGCCTTCTGTTAATATCAATTATTTCAAAGATAAATCCAATGTACCTTTAAAAGTTTTAATTGTAGATGATAACGCGATCAATCAAAGCCTGATGAAACATCTTCTCTCGCAATGGAACATTGATTATGATATTGCAAACAACGGTCTGGAAGCGGTGGAATATCTCAGAAATAACGATTGCGATTTGGTTTTAATGGATATTCAGATGCCACAAATGGACGGTTATGCTGCAACACAAAAAATCCGTGAAGAATTAAAACTTGATATCCCGATTATCGCAATGACGGCGCACGCACTGGCGGGAGAACGGGAAAGATGTATGAGCCGCGGAATGAACGAATATATTTCCAAACCCGTCAATGAAGATGAATTATTTAAATTGATTTCAGGTTTCGGATTGAAAGAAGGTAAAAATAATCAAGCAAAAGCTAAGGAAAACAGTACTGTTTATCAATATATTGATCTTACTTATATGAAATCCATCAGCAATGGAGATAAAGATTTTGAAAGAACGGTCACACAGCAGTTTTTAGACAAAATTCCGGTACATCTTCAGGAAATGAAATCGGGTTATGAAAAAGCCGATTTTACGATCGTAAAATTAAGAGCTCACGATTTGAAATCAAGTGTGGCAATAATGGGATTACTACCATTATTAGAAGAAAAACTGAATATTTTGGAATTAACCAACAACGAAAATCCAATATCGAAACAGGCTTTGGAAGAAACACGAGATATTTTGCTGAAATCACTTGATGAAAGCAAATTATTTTTACAATCACTATAA